The proteins below come from a single Triticum aestivum cultivar Chinese Spring chromosome 5D, IWGSC CS RefSeq v2.1, whole genome shotgun sequence genomic window:
- the LOC123122831 gene encoding beta-glucosidase BoGH3B, with amino-acid sequence MGSLHKTTFVLLMFCLAALGSADYLKYKDPKQPLGVRIKDLLGRMTLAEKIGQMTQIERENATAEAMSKYFIGSVLSGGGSVPSPQASAAAWQSMVNEMQKGALSTRLGIPMIYGIDAVHGHNNVYKATIFPHNVGLGATRDPMLIKRIGEATALEVRATGIPYAFAPCIAVCRDPRWGRCYESYSEDPKVVQSMTTLISGLQGDVPAGSEGRPYVGGSKKVAACAKHYVGDGGTFMGINENNTVIDAHGLMTIHMPAYYNSIIRGVSTVMTSYSSWNGKKMHANHFLVTDFLKNKLKFRGFVISDWQGIDRITSPPGVNYSYSVEAGVGAGIDMIMVPYAYTEFIDDLTYQVKNNIIPMSRIDDAVYRILRVKFTMGLFESPYADPSLVGELGKQEHRDLAREAVRKSLVLLKNGKSASSPLLPLPKKAGKILVAGSHADDLGLQCGGWTITWQGQTGNDKTAGTTILSAIKSTVDPSTEVVFSENPDSAAVDSGKYDYAIVVVGEPPYAETFGDNLNLTIPAPGPSVIQSVCKSVKCVVVLISGRPLVLEPYIGAMDAFVAAWLPGSEGQGVADALFGDYGFSGKLARTWFKSVDQLPMNVGDKHYDPLFPFGFGLTTEANK; translated from the exons ATGGGGAGTCTGCACAAGACCACCTTTGTTCTCCTCATGTTCTGCTTGGCGGCGTTGGGGAGCGCGGACTATCTCAAGTACAAGGACCCGAAGCAGCCTCTTGGCGTTCGCATCAAGGATCTGCTTGGTCGGATGACCCTGGCTGAAAAGATAGGCCAGATGACCCAGATTGAGAGGGAGAATGCCACAGCAGAGGCCATGTCCAAGTACTTCATAG GTAGCGTACTGAGTGGTGGAGGCAGTGTGCCTTCTCCTCAGGCATCCGCTGCAGCTTGGCAGTCGATGGTGAACGAGATGCAAAAAGGCGCCCTTTCTACCCGCCTAGGCATTCCGATGATCTACGGTATTGATGCTGTGCATGGTCACAACAATGTCTACAAAGCTACCATCTTCCCACATAATGTTGGCCTCGGAGCCACCAG GGACCCTATGTTGATAAAGAGGATAGGAGAAGCAACTGCTCTTGAAGTTAGAGCAACGGGAATTCCTTACGCTTTTGCTCCGTGTATTGCG GTGTGTAGAGACCCAAGATGGGGACGCTGCTACGAAAGCTACAGCGAAGACCCAAAGGTTGTCCAGTCCATGACCACACTTATCTCTGGTCTGCAAGGTGACGTTCCGGCTGGTTCTGAGGGAAGGCCATACGTTGGTGGAAG TAAGAAAGTTGCTGCATGTGCAAAGCACTATGTTGGTGATGGTGGTACGTTTATGGGGATCAACGAGAACAATACAGTCATCGACGCCCATGGGCTGATGACTATCCATATGCCTGCTTATTACAATTCTATCATCAGAGGTGTCTCCACTGTTATGACCTCGTACTCTAGCTGGAACGGAAAGAAAATGCACGCCAACCACTTCCTTGTCACTGATTTTCTCAAGAACAAGCTCAAATTCCGG GGTTTCGTGATTTCAGACTGGCAAGGCATTGATCGGATTACTAGTCCTCCAGGCGTGAACTATTCTTATTCAGTCGAGGCTGGAGTTGGTGCCGGTATTGACATG ATCATGGTTCCTTATGCCTACACGGAATTCATTGATGATCTGACATACCAAGTTAAGAACAACATTATCCCCATGAGCAGAATCGACGATGCTGTCTACAGGATTCTTCGGGTCAAGTTCACCATGGGTCTTTTTGAGAGCCCCTATGCTGACCCAAGCCTCGTCGGTGAACTCGGGAAGCAG GAACACCGCGATCTCGCTCGTGAGGCCGTCAGGAAGTCATTGGTGCTGCTGAAAAATGGAAAATCTGCCTCCAGCCCATTGTTGCCTCTCCCAAAGAAGGCCGGTAAGATCCTCGTCGCCGGAAGCCACGCCGATGACTTGGGCCTCCAGTGCGGAGGATGGACCATCACATGGCAAGGACAGACCGGCAACGACAAAACTGCCG GGACGACGATCCTTTCGGCGATCAAGTCCACCGTCGACCCCAGCACGGAGGTGGTCTTCTCGGAGAACCCGGACAGCGCCGCCGTGGACAGCGGCAAGTATGACTATGCCATCGTGGTGGTCGGCGAGCCGCCCTACGCCGAGACGTTCGGCGACAACCTCAACCTGACGATCCCTGCCCCGGGTCCCTCGGTGATCCAGAGCGTGTGCAAGAGCGTCAAGTGCGTGGTGGTGCTCATCTCCGGCAGGCCGCTGGTGCTGGAGCCGTACATTGGCGCCATGGACGCGTTCGTCGCCGCGTGGCTGCCCGGCTCCGAGGGCCAGGGCGTGGCCGACGCGCTCTTCGGCGACTACGGGTTCTCCGGGAAGCTGGCGAGGACGTGGTTCAAGTCGGTGGACCAGCTGCCGATGAACGTCGGCGACAAGCACTACGACCCGCTCTTCCCCTTCGGGTTCGGCCTCACCACCGAGGCCAACAAGTGA